In the Clostridium sp. 'White wine YQ' genome, TATTTTTCTTTTACTGCTTCCTTATATGCATTTAGAACCTTTTCTTGCCCTGCAAGAGCTGAAACCAACATAATTAGTGTTGATTCTGGCAAGTGGAAATTAGTAATTAATGCATCAACAACTTTATACTTATATCCTGGATATATAAATATATTAGTCCAGCCTGAAGCTTCCTTTACCATGCCATTTTCATCCCCGATAGTCTCTAGAGTTCTTGTAGATGTTGTTCCAACTGCAATAACCTTATTTCCTCTTTTTTTTGTTTCATTTATTATATCTGCAGTTTCTTTTGAAATCATATAAAATTCCGAATGCATATCGTGTTCTTCAATATTTTCAACTTTTACTGGTCTAAAAGTTCCGAGCCCAACATGGAGTGTTAAATAAACTATATTTACACCATTACTTTTAATTTTGTCTAAAAGCTCTTGTGTAAAATGTAGCCCTGCAGTTGGAGCTGCAGCAGAACCTTTTTCTTTTGAATAAACTGTTTGATATCTTTCTTTATCTTGAAGTGTTTCATGTATATATGGTGGTAATGGCATCTGCCCAAGTTCATCTAAAACATTTTCGAATAATCCTTCATAATAGAACTTAACGATTCTGTTACCATTATCCAAAACTTCTTGAATCTCTCCAATTAATTTACCTTCACCAAAAGAAAATCTAGCTTTTGGTTTTGCTTTCTTACCTGGTTTTGACAAGCATTCCCACAGATCATCCCCAACTCTCTTAAGTAGTAGGAGCTCTATTTTACCACCAGTCTCTTCTTTTTCACCTATTAATCTAGCTGGAATAACTCTTGTATTGTTTAGAACCAATGTATCACCTGGCTCAAAATACTCGATAACATCATAAAAATGCTTATGATTTAAATCATTACTATTTTTACCTAAAACCATAAGTCTTGAACTTGTTCTATCTTCAAGAGGATGTTGAGCAATCAACTCCTCAGGTAGATCAAATTTAAAATCTTCTACTTTCATCTAAAACTACACCTTCTCTAGTCAAAAAATTTTGTTTGATTGTCCATTGTATTATCAATCTTTTTTCTTCCTAAATGTTTATAACTTTTATCTGTTGCCATTCTACCTCTAGGAGTTCTAATTATAAATCCTCTTTGTAATAGATATGGTTCATAAACATCCTCAATTGTACCTAATTCTTCCCCAACAAAATAAGATAGAGTTTCAATTCCAACTGGCCCTCCATTAAAGTTATCTATTATAGCTTCTAAAATCTTGTTGTCCACTCTATCAAAGCCCTCTCCGTCAACTTCTAAAAGTTCTAGAGCTTCCTTTGCATCTTGAAGATTAATTATGTTATGTTCCTTAACTTCAGAAAAATCTCTTACTCTTTTCAGTAATCTATTTGCAATTCTAGGTGTTCCTCTTGAACGTCTAGCTATCTCAAATGCAGCATCATAATCTATATTACATCCAAGAATATCAGCACTTCTAATTACAATCTCCTTTAGTTCCTCATTGGTATAATACTCCATTGCCGCTAAAACTCCAAATCTATCTCTTAATGGAGCTGAAAGCATACCAATTCTCGTTGTGGCACCTAACAATGTAAATTTAGGCAAATCAAGCCTTATTGACTTTGCTGCTGCCCCCTTACCTATTACAATATCCAAAGCATAATCTTCCATTGCAGGATAAAGTATCTCTTCAACGCTTCTATTCAATCTATGTATTTCATCAATAAATAAAACATCATACTCATTTAAAGACGTTAGTATTGCTGCTAAATCACCTGCTCTTTCAATTGCTGGACCTGAAGTTATCTTTAATTCCCCACCCATTTCTTTAGCAATTATATTAGCAAGAGTTGTTTTACCTAGCCCTGGTGGACCATATAAAAGAACGTGGTCTAAAGACTCCCTTCTTTTTTTAGCAGCCTTTATGAAAATATTCATTTTTTCCTTTACTTTTTCTTGTCCTATATATTCACTAATCCTCTGGGGTCTCAAACTATACTCTGATTGAACATCCTCTTCAATTTTAGATGTAGTAATAATCCTATCCTCCATAGTAATCCCCCTATCTCATTAGATTTCTTAAACAATCTTTAATAATATTTTCAATTGTTTGTTCCTTATTTACTAAAGAAATTGCTCCTTTTGCTTCTTTTTCACTATACCCTAAAGCAACTAATGCTGTAAGCGCTTCATTAATATTATTAGCATAATCATCATTTATTGATATATCTGCTTCTTTTTCAATTAACTCGTCTGATTTCAACTTATCCTTAAGTTCCAATATAATTCTTTGTGCCGTTTTCTTCCCAATTCCAGGTGCTCTAACAATATGCTTCTCATCCTCTGTCATAATAGCATATTTCAAATTATTAACCGAGCTGATTGAAAGTAGTGATAATGCAGCTTTAGCACCTACACCATTTATTGTCAGTAAAATATTAAACATTTCTAATTCTTCTCTAGTTATAAAGCCATATAACCCAATAAAATCTTCTCTAACAATTTGTTGAATATATATTAATACCTCATCCTCAATTTTAGGAAGTTTCGCAATTGTTGTTCCTGAAGTATATATCTTATAACCTATTCCACCATTATCAATAATTATGTATTCTTTATTAAAACCTTTATAAATTCCTTTTATGTATTCATACATTATAATCACCTCAATATAAACCTAAATTATACTTTAGCATTTATTATGAGGTTTTTCAATTATGAAATTCCTTTATTAATAAAAATAGGAAAACCGTATTAATGGTTTTCCTTTTATATTTATTCTATGAAATAAACTCACTTAATTTTTCTTCAGCTTCATCTTTTGTACTAAAAGAAAATACAAAGCTTGTAATCTTATTCTTATCTAGCTCATTTAATTGAGAGACTTTTTTGTAATCTCTAAACACATCTTGTTTTTCATCTTCAATGGTAGGATTTCCATTTGCATCAGCCTTGTAAATGGCAAAATATCCATCCTTTTCTCCTAGATAATACTTGTTAGGTGTAAGCTTTGAATCACTTATCTTATTAAACACCATTTGTTCATCTTTTTCTGTTTCTAGTGTATAATTATCCTTCTTAAGATCTTGAAGTAATGCTTCTCTATTCAAGTCACCTTCTATATTATTTTTACTCTTGTATTCTTTTAATGAAAGTGATTCTTTAACTTTATCTTTATCCTTTAATATGATTTCAACATCATCACCTAAAATATTATTTCTAGCATCTGCAAGTTTTTTATTATCAATCTTTTCTTTTTCTGCTGCATTTGTAATTTCTATATATTTTGAAGCAATAGTATAACTAATAACAAAAACTCCTATTAAAAATATAATTGCTGTTACCACTAATGGAATAATTTTTTTCTTATTAAACATAATCTCACCTCTATAAGTGATTATGTCCATATTTTTCTAAATTATTCAGGAGACTTAACAATTATAGAATTTTTTTACAATCCTCATAGCCTAACTTATATAAGCTAACTAGCTTTTCTCTATTCTTTGTCATTCTCTCTACTTGAAGTTTTTCACTTGGCCTTATAACTATGGCTTTACCTTCTTTTTCAAGTTTCTCTATTAATTCTAATTGCCTGTTATATACTTCACTTCTACCCTCTAAAGCTTTTAATAGATTAGGATATCTTCTATATTTTTGCCTAACAAATAAAGATACCTTTGAACTTGGCTTTCTATATCCTGCATTTCTTGTTAATACAACAACAAACTTATCATAACCATCTTTAATTGCCTTCTCAATTGGAAGTGGATCTGCTAATGCACCATCTAAATATAGTCTATCCTCATAATGGACTATTGGTGAAATTATTGGAAGTGACGAAGAAGCTCTTACAATCAAATTTGGGTCATTTGCTTCATTTTTTTCATAATAGTTTGCTTCTCCTGTTTCAACGTCAGTAACCCCAATATAAAATGTAGCTTCGTTTTCTCTAAAAGATTTATAATCAAATATTTCTAATTCATTTGGAAGTACATCATATATAAAGTTCATTCCAAAAAGTGAACCTTCTTTTAAGTAATTTCTTAAACTTAAATATCTTTTATCCCTGATGTAATCTGCAAAAATCCTTTTGTTTCTACCTTTCTGCCCAGAAATATAAGAAAAAGCATAGCTAGCACCGGCAGATACTCCAATAACATATGGAAATCTTATCTCTTTTTCTAAAAAATATTCTAGAACACCAGCTGTATATACTCCTCTCATACCTCCGCCTTCTAAAATTAATGCATGATCTTTCATTACTATTCCTCCTACTAAATACTGCGTCTATATATAATATACCAAATTTTTACGTACTAATCTCTTAAAATTATGTAAACTTAGATTTTTACAATAAAACTGATATCGAGTTTTAAGTTCAACTATTAACTTATTCATGCCTGAAAATGTCCAGAAGTGGCCATTTTCAAACAAGTATAAGTTAAGTTTCCTATAAAAAACCCTATAGCTCCACTTCAACTATTAATATCTTGACTTAGAAAGTTATGGGTGATAATATAAAATTAAATCAGAGTAAATTAATCGGAATTAAGAGGTGTTTTTATGAAAGAAAACTTAATAACAATAAATTCTTTAAGTACAAAAGTTCAAGATAGAGAAATTTTAAAGTCTCTTAATCTTTCAATAAATAAAGGAGAAGTCCATGTAATAATGGGACCTAATGGTGCTGGAAAATCAACCTTAGCCTATACCATTATGGGACACCCAAAATATGAAGTGTCCGAGGGATCCATTGTTTTTGAAGGTGAAAATATAACTGAATTAAAGGTTAATGAAAGAGCAAAAAGAGGTATATTTTTATCTTTTCAAAGCCCAGAAGCTGTTCCCGGGATAACTGTTGAAAACTTCATTAGAACTGCAAAAGGTTCAATTGAAGATAAGAATATAAGCCCATTTTCATTTAACTTTAAGCTAAGAAATAAAATGAATTCTCTAAAAATCCCTGAATCATATAGTGAAAGATATTTAAATGTTGGATTCTCTGGTGGAGAGAAGAAGAAAAATGAAATACTTCAAATGCTATTACTTGAACCAAAGCTTGCAATACTTGATGAAACTGATTCTGGCTTAGATGTTGATGCAGTTAAAATTGTTTCTGAAGGTGTTTCAATGTTTAAGAATGAAAATAACTCAATTTTAATAATTACACATAATACTAAGATTTTAGAACACTTAAAGCCTGATTTTGTCCATGTTTTAATAGATGGTAATATTGTTAAAACAGGTGGA is a window encoding:
- the queA gene encoding tRNA preQ1(34) S-adenosylmethionine ribosyltransferase-isomerase QueA — translated: MKVEDFKFDLPEELIAQHPLEDRTSSRLMVLGKNSNDLNHKHFYDVIEYFEPGDTLVLNNTRVIPARLIGEKEETGGKIELLLLKRVGDDLWECLSKPGKKAKPKARFSFGEGKLIGEIQEVLDNGNRIVKFYYEGLFENVLDELGQMPLPPYIHETLQDKERYQTVYSKEKGSAAAPTAGLHFTQELLDKIKSNGVNIVYLTLHVGLGTFRPVKVENIEEHDMHSEFYMISKETADIINETKKRGNKVIAVGTTSTRTLETIGDENGMVKEASGWTNIFIYPGYKYKVVDALITNFHLPESTLIMLVSALAGQEKVLNAYKEAVKEKYRFFSFGDAMLII
- the sufC gene encoding Fe-S cluster assembly ATPase SufC, with amino-acid sequence MKENLITINSLSTKVQDREILKSLNLSINKGEVHVIMGPNGAGKSTLAYTIMGHPKYEVSEGSIVFEGENITELKVNERAKRGIFLSFQSPEAVPGITVENFIRTAKGSIEDKNISPFSFNFKLRNKMNSLKIPESYSERYLNVGFSGGEKKKNEILQMLLLEPKLAILDETDSGLDVDAVKIVSEGVSMFKNENNSILIITHNTKILEHLKPDFVHVLIDGNIVKTGGEELITEINENGFSSFKTLIEK
- the ruvB gene encoding Holliday junction branch migration DNA helicase RuvB; translation: MEDRIITTSKIEEDVQSEYSLRPQRISEYIGQEKVKEKMNIFIKAAKKRRESLDHVLLYGPPGLGKTTLANIIAKEMGGELKITSGPAIERAGDLAAILTSLNEYDVLFIDEIHRLNRSVEEILYPAMEDYALDIVIGKGAAAKSIRLDLPKFTLLGATTRIGMLSAPLRDRFGVLAAMEYYTNEELKEIVIRSADILGCNIDYDAAFEIARRSRGTPRIANRLLKRVRDFSEVKEHNIINLQDAKEALELLEVDGEGFDRVDNKILEAIIDNFNGGPVGIETLSYFVGEELGTIEDVYEPYLLQRGFIIRTPRGRMATDKSYKHLGRKKIDNTMDNQTKFFD
- the ruvA gene encoding Holliday junction branch migration protein RuvA; this translates as MYEYIKGIYKGFNKEYIIIDNGGIGYKIYTSGTTIAKLPKIEDEVLIYIQQIVREDFIGLYGFITREELEMFNILLTINGVGAKAALSLLSISSVNNLKYAIMTEDEKHIVRAPGIGKKTAQRIILELKDKLKSDELIEKEADISINDDYANNINEALTALVALGYSEKEAKGAISLVNKEQTIENIIKDCLRNLMR
- a CDS encoding patatin-like phospholipase family protein; its protein translation is MKDHALILEGGGMRGVYTAGVLEYFLEKEIRFPYVIGVSAGASYAFSYISGQKGRNKRIFADYIRDKRYLSLRNYLKEGSLFGMNFIYDVLPNELEIFDYKSFRENEATFYIGVTDVETGEANYYEKNEANDPNLIVRASSSLPIISPIVHYEDRLYLDGALADPLPIEKAIKDGYDKFVVVLTRNAGYRKPSSKVSLFVRQKYRRYPNLLKALEGRSEVYNRQLELIEKLEKEGKAIVIRPSEKLQVERMTKNREKLVSLYKLGYEDCKKIL